From Maylandia zebra isolate NMK-2024a linkage group LG11, Mzebra_GT3a, whole genome shotgun sequence, one genomic window encodes:
- the arl4aa gene encoding ADP-ribosylation factor-like 4aa, with amino-acid sequence MGNGFSEQPSCLSNIPFFQSFHIAILGLDSAGKTTVLYRLQFNEFVNTVPTKGFNAEKVRVPLGGHKTVTFHFWDVGGQEKLRPLWKSYTRCTDGIIFVVDSVDAERMEEAKTELHKIAKSSENQGVPLLVVANKQDLRHSLGLAEIEKLLALKELGPATPWHLQPACAIIGEGLRDGLDKLHEMILKRRKMLRQQRKKR; translated from the coding sequence ATGGGGAATGGATTTTCGGAACAACCTAGCTGTCTCTCAAACATCCCGTTCTTCCAGTCTTTCCACATTGCCATCCTTGGACTAGACTCTGCTGGAAAGACCACTGTCTTGTATAGACTGCAGTTCAATGAGTTTGTAAACACTGTTCCCACCAAAGGTTTCAATGCAGAGAAAGTCAGAGTGCCACTGGGAGGCCACAAGACTGTGACTTTCCACTTCTGGGATGTGGGTGGTCAGGAGAAGCTGCGCCCCCTGTGGAAGTCATACACGAGATGCACAGATGGCATCATATTCGTGGTGGACTCTGTGGATGCAGAGCGCATGGAAGAGGCCAAAACAGAGCTCCATAAAATCGCCAAGAGCTCTGAGAACCAGGGAGTTCCCCTGCTCGTGGTCGCCAACAAACAGGACTTGAGGCACTCTCTAGGATTGGCTGAAATTGAGAAACTGCTGGCTTTGAAAGAACTGGGCCCTGCTACACCCTGGCATCTGCAGCCAGCCTGTGCCATCATAGGAGAAGGACTCAGGGATGGCCTGGACAAACTCCATGAGATGATactgaaaaggagaaaaatgcttcggcagcaaagaaaaaagagataA